Genomic segment of Veillonella parvula DSM 2008:
GCGTGCTGATTGAGGCGATATACCTCTTTCATAAGGCGTCTAGCTCGATTGCGCTCCACTGCACAACCAACCTTTTTACCTGTTACAAAACCAATGCGAGTAGGTTGCTTTGCCACGGGCATACGATACAGTACACACATACGGCCTACTTCGTATTTACCGTGCTTATACACAAGGCGATATTCATTATTGTGCGTCAGTCGTCTTGCTTTATCAAGGCAATAATCCATATGCATTGTCCTTAAGTCCTAA
This window contains:
- the rnpA gene encoding ribonuclease P protein component, which produces MDYCLDKARRLTHNNEYRLVYKHGKYEVGRMCVLYRMPVAKQPTRIGFVTGKKVGCAVERNRARRLMKEVYRLNQHAIREGYHIVIVGRGPLKNATYEKAEKEILYLLRKSKLLIQNDK